From the Bradysia coprophila strain Holo2 chromosome X unlocalized genomic scaffold, BU_Bcop_v1 contig_12, whole genome shotgun sequence genome, the window ATCCGATTACTACAAATTGAATCCATGCAAAAGAAAACTCAATTAAATGGGAGATCTCCGTAAATTCTATCTgcaaatattaaatatttataaagaaaatgtaaatattctAAGTTATTTAacatgaatttcttttttatatactTAGATCGTATGTATAGCACAGCTTATTTTGTTAGATTGAAgcacaacgtttttttttaaagagtgGTCGTTTAAACGAGTTTTCAAGATGAAAAGAAGACGATTGTAAAGGAAATCAAATCATAATTTCATTATATCGTTAGGCAGCCAACCTGATAGATTTGTCGTTATAGTTAGCTGTTAAAATATTGTAAAGGCAGATTATTGATACTGTTTTGAGTCTGAACAGAATCGGAATTATGTGTTTTTATAGCAAACGACAGCGTTCCCATGGAAATAAACCTATTCCAAGACCTAAATATTCTCCTTATTAAGTTCATTTGTATACTGAAATTTAACAGATGAAAAAAGCTTCTTTTGTTTCTTAATGCAATCGTGTGAgaagagaaaacaaatgaagttaaAAAAGCGAAGACGGCAGATTGAAACTGACCGAATCCCCCGGCTGACTGGATTTATGGATGTTCCTATAAACAATCGCAAACTTTCCTACAACTCACTTGTTAAATTTTCTCGGCACTTTAAAAATTGGCTTCAGATGGTTGAAgtggaatgaaaattattagaaAAGATGCAGAGACGAGGGAAGAGATGCAAGACTTTGAGAGAGCAAACGTATgaaattttctcacaaattcgTGCAGCTCTTTTGCACTAATTTTCTATGCGATTAACAATGGGACACAACTAACTGTTCACATAGTTtttacggttttttttttcgtcaaacgAACGGAAGACACAATCAGATTCTATCAATAAAATGCAGGTTTTTAAAATGTCGACGAGACTAGATCaaggacattttgtttgcatgaAATTTATAACATTGTTCAGACTCAAGACGTTCGACTAAAATTagtacagtttttttttatcaaggcgagtaagatttttctttctttcttttttcatgTAGATAATTAAATCTCAGTGCATTTAAATTAATGAGCAAATTGGGATGACGTTGAAAGTTGAACTAAAGGCATATAAGATATTGTGAACGGAAAGTGACACAATATTTGACAggaaagatttttgttgaatagGAATGACCACTGTTACTCTACTTCTATAGCAGCTAAAAATATGTTGGtatatttttgtatataatatgTTCACATTAGCAACACAAAACATGAAGTAATATAGGCCTTACAGGTTATGTACCTAATTGTAATGAACTTCTTTAcgttttacttttgtttgtttcatttatttttgttattaattaTTCTTTAGTGTTCTCAATATTTATCTTTGTCTTTTTTATCCAAAGTACCAAATTAAGTGCATAAATAGATAGCGAATCATAAAATCGCCGTAATAATATAAATTCGACTCTTAATGGAAATTATTACtagaaattttgttaattttgttaatttttcattcaaatataaTGTTTTCTCCTTTAGTTGGTATTTtataatagatttttttttagtccCATTAAACAGTTCATTGTCGCTGAATATAATAGATTAAATCTCtttaaaatatataatttttttgttttgttttggtagataaatacatttgatttttaattcatttttaatatttccttttttttagttaattaatttattcctcttttttattcgtttttatatttcacttCTTTATTTATTACATTCAACATATATATTTCTCTGGATGTTTCACATCGtctcattttaaaataatcgTCGAGATATTATAAcatttatctatattttttatataattttttataatcctttatttattaagattttcctctttttttggtttttagttttaatttcatcattttctgtTGTCTGTTTTTTCGTCTGCTGACAATTTTGATTCGGGTTCAGAGTTAACTCGACGATTGCGTAGTTTAAACTAGTTCCTACCCGTCAGGATCATTACGAATTCTATAAAGTCATTCAATTAACAATCAATTTGTAATTAGCCAACAACCACTGATTAACTAGAAGAATGGAAGTTAAGCAAAATATTTGGGTAttggggaatctggcacacggtgcaaaaagaatgcacttttaaactatgtaaaaggtgaactcgcacacgcaagtttattactgcaaatgctttttagccatgtcatggacataatgactccttttacaaaattttagtatcgaaaatttgtgtgcgagttcaccttttacgtagttgaaaaatgcgttgttttagcaccgtgtgccaaattacctcACGCCAATATTTGATATATAAAATACTGCTTTGCCAACGTAAAAATCCCCCTTTAACCTGTTACTGTTGTTCTTCTTCGTTTCTCTGATTTCTCTTTCATTTCTTTTGCTATATCAAAGAGTAAGATATATAAATCAGAGAATCCAATAAGAACAGCTTACATAAgaaagtggaatttttaaccccgtacgaagtacaaagcaccaaagcagacggtaagggcaaagtgtttgtctatgttcatagataacgaatccgcaatagaaattttgtctgtccgtcagttagggccctagaagtaaaaggctactcggccttaagtgtattttgcatacaactatgcgcaatttctaagatgtataGATTTTATGCAAAAGGCACACGGGCAAAATATGGGGACAGACGCACTAAGGTcaagtacgcaatagatatacgggttggtacggggctcagtcgcaccAAACACTCcaactgttctgatggctcgtttacgTGTGCTTTTAGCCAGATTTTTCACGTCATCAAAATACTTGACCAAGGAcatctttgaatttttcacatttttactGTTTCTACAGCGAATACCAGAAAGctatgatttttttgttttctccaTTCCATCTATACGTTTTGTTATGAGTGAGACACAAAGAACATATATGCACTCGCAACGGGCAATTTCatgtaatttattaattattggAATGGTAACGACAATTTTGAGAGTATTTCAGGCTTCCAACGACTTTCCCAtctttcgaaatgttttcggtattttcaTTTAGAAATGAATTTAACCGATTGAAGATAGATCCGCAAATATAACATCGACCCTTCTTTTGGGAGGAGAATTATGCAGCgcaatatttaaaattgtagCACTTGCGATTTTAATAGAATTCACTTAATGTTGAATTACTAGTCCCAATATTCCTGCAATCATATACGTATGTGCTACACTGAAGAGAATGTTGCATACATCCGCAGGATCCAGTAACTTATGTTGTAAGCCGAAGGTTTGTATTGACCTTGCTGTTGTTtgtattggcctcgaagtactagattcgagATTTATGTAAATGTCGTATTCGTGaagtttcataattttttaagcaaatttcaaatctagtacttttTCGACATGTATGTGACTGTGAATAATTTAAAGGAAGAATAATTGTAACCCTGCCCTTctgttcgaatttttttttcgttctaatCTTTGACATCCAGTTCACTTTGTCCACTTAGGCcattgcattttgtttttcctgtTCGAGATAATCCATCACTTTGCTTTTTGTCCCAGtcaatattttcgttattaaTAATCATTCGAAAGTCAACCCAATTCATATCTTTACTATTTCTATTCTTCTAGTTCATCGATGGCTAACAACtaatatgaatttatttaacaaaccATCGTAATTAACCATTCCATCACCGTCCATATCAGCTTCTTTGATCATATCATCCACCTCCTCTTCAGACAATTTTTCGCCAAGGTTTGTCATGACATGGCGTAACTCTACTGATGATATTAAACCGtccttatttttgtcaaacaCTCTGtaatcgaacaaaaaacaattatgAAAACATTGACCGCTTGCACACAATTTAgttttcaattattcaaaCCGGAAGGCCTCTTTCAGTTCATCCTCGCCGTCGGCACCTTTCATTTTCTTTGACATCATTTGCAGAAATTCGTTGAACTCTATTGTTCCGTTTCCATCCTGGTCCACTTCGTTTACCATGTCTCTCAATTCAGTttctaaaattatattttcatttgtcatCAATTTCGTGTCTGAGAAAACATGGAATCAACCCTGCTAGTTCCTAGTTTACTTTCACTTAAATTTTGGCAAAGTGGCAGTATCTCGGTGACAATAATTATTTCGCTTTGGAAGCATCTTCTTACCTGTCGGTCGTTGACCCAATGACCGCATGACCACACCTAACTCAGCCATAGTAATAGTTCCGTCTTCATCTTTGTCAAATAACATAAATGCTTCTTTGAATTCTGAAAtatgcaagaaaatattgtttttatttagtctggatttaaaaacataaaaaaaaacataagaaAGGGACAGTACATATGGTGTACGCAAAAGCTGGTCGTCCATAAAAGACATGTTTCTTCAAACTATGTTGCACCTTTCAATCTCTTTATTTAAACTTACATGTACAATCTCTCATTAAAATTGCTAACAGTCAGGTCGGACGATCCCTGAAgtgctttttgatttttttcatttaatgtaATCAGTCTGGCCCAGTGAATATTGGCAGCCCCATAAGAATTCAAATCTAATAGACCAACACATCATGCAGTTCACGATCGAATAAGagaaaaatcaatgaatttaaCTTTAGGAATTGTTATGCATTAGGAACAACCGTAATATTAAGACCTATAAGAGGAACACAGTTTCATTGCtaaccgaattttttttaaaacctgAATTtcactaggccccaccttttgggcgggtcaggtcccttgactgacatttttttcaatatacttttaatcaatttcattgtatTTTCCGTCGTTTcgaaacatcacaaataactgatataaaACCGTTTGCTTGAgtaaaaattctttggaaaattacttttttgttCCCTAAATTTGCGGccagatttttaatcaacaataaatcataaatagacaagggctcgctccgctctgcccgcaaacttcccactcgtgtAAGTTGTCTATAATTCAATGTCATAGTCTTATTGCTAACGTTAATCAAAAGTAAAGAtgcgaatgtggaacgattgagcactctttcactttggtacaatataaaatagtaGACGTTCTTGCCTTACACTTATGTACAGAAAGGAAGCCCCCAGTACTaactacattcacaaaacctttaatcatgaataaaatagCACGACTCGTAcgaaacttcacactcgtgggagttttaaagttttctgtttcattgtattttagtgtcattccatacatttgaataacgattcagaaaatggtttttcctaaaattttataaatgtatTATGTCATGGCGTGAAATCTGCTACTTTTgcccgtgatagctgactatcaccgttaTAGAAAACCATCATGCGTTATAGCTGACTTTCACGTGACTATCCCTGACTATAGCCAACTATCACTGCTGACTTTCACTTGACTATTCCTGACTTAAGccaactatcaccgtgatagctgactatcatgtGTGATAGATGGATATAACtaaccgacaaaatcaaattccatcaaagtaatctttttccattgattgaatttccaacagtggaaaaagctgtttttctggaataacttccagatccttaattCCAcgtagcccatcttcgaactgaacctcaggaattcaattctgcgtcgattaaaaaaaataaaattagtaaTTGGTTGCTCAAGTTAGTTAGTAGTAATTGCTCAAGCTATCGTgtttacaagaaaaatattgggacaaacaattccgtttttcataacatatcATACAGCCTTtgggacaaacattttagggtattttcctgcaaaaaaccctgacttacagtcaagggaataactaAACGGATGAGTTGCTAAACATAAGATTGAAAGATCAAGAAGCAAGGAAACTGTTGCAGTACAGTACGTTAGAGAATTATTCAGGCCGTGAACCATAATTTCCATGATCcttttttgatcattttttttccctgattggtatggTCAGTAGCTTTTTTGTATCTGTAACTACGCTCGGTTGTGCGATTCCGTGAATGTATGCGGATACTTAGGGCGACAGGCAGACATTTTTTATAGCTGAATTGGCATCCACAACCAAACGTAACAAGCGTATAAGACCCTGTACTTTACTGGGACTAGAAACCGGAAGTCCACTATAAGTAGATGAATAATTTTGGTTGCCAATCTTAAATAATCGAGCGCATCCAATATTTATGGACTTTTTTCcctccaaaaataaaatgtcgcCAATGGTATAGAGCCACCGTAACCGAATCTAATAGTTCTGatttaaaattcacttttaataaaaaaaaagaatcatctAAATGTGTGGCATATGCTACCACTAATAATTTATTACTTCCCCTTTTCGTTTGGGTTCACAAATAAAGTATTTCACGTCTATGTCTTACTATACGTTGATGTTGATATTACATACGTTTAACACATAACATTACGTAAAAAGTTTCCAGCACACAGATATCAAATGTATTCAACCTATTTCGTATGGATTGGAATAAAAAGAGAAAGAATCTAAAATCTATACTTATTAGCATATATCCCACGCCATAAGCCAAGTCTTGCATGTTTCACAGCGTtattatcaatgaaaattcccgatataaatattttttttttttcattcgtatCTCCGCAAATCCAACAGAATATGAAACTTTAATATGGTGGGATCTTAGTGGATAACATCGTAAAAGCGCTAATATTGGTCTTGGCACATTTGGTTGCTCTTCTCTCGGAAAATTCGATGGAAATGCATAATATCCTTGGAAATGGAACATGCTCGTATTTTCACTGTGATAACTGTACTGTGGTTAAATAGTAACCTATGCGTGGTGTAGTGTAGCATCTGAGAGTAATTGCATTCGGAAGaaatgaaacggaaaaataTAATACAGCTACAGGGGAATACGTATACATTTATCAATGGTGGCTGCCTGTGTGGTGCTTGTTGATGTAGATAACAAAATTGactataaaattcaaattatagatttttatttgcacTTCATTATTACCACCACCATTTCCATGCTACGATTTCTagagacgtttttttttgcgttgtACTTATTGCTATTTTTGTGTCTAATTATtctcatttttataaatatgttAACCCTCCTCTGTCTCCGAAAACACTAAACTTTGCTGACTTTTTATGTGCTTTACGTACtgcagttttattttttccacaTCGTTGTCTATGCCTACAACGGGAGAAACGTTGCAACACCAGTTCGCATAAAATAGATAGATAGTCCATTATTGTACTCTTAATAAGAAGACATCTATAAATGACGTCAGCACTTGAGGAGGGGAAGATTTATACATGCCACAAAAGAATAGATGGTTTTCATATCTCGTaggcagaatttttttttcagtcttGACTTTCGTTCTAGTCACTATCAGTCACAAAACTctcaaaaagttaaaagaaaaaatgcgtcacaactGGCAAAGAGGCCAAAAGGGGGAAGAGGCAAAATTGTATCATAAGTATGTTCCTTAGTCCCTAAAACaataattggattttttttgtggacgGGGACTTCCGTTACCAGTGAGTAGCATTGAACATCATTTATCCACTCCATACATATCACTAAACAAAAATCCGAAGTCAAGTAAAGGATTCAGTCAATACACTTAGAGGCAAGAATGACTTCTTTGCAAACTGAAATGGTTGCTCCAAATATTAAAACCAAAGCTAACCCGTAGAATCTATAACTCAGTTCGTCCATACACTGTCGGGCTACGATTTCTCTCATCTCTATTCTTCAATGCCAAAGTCATTATTATAATTGCGAAACATctcattttcataattaagTTTCAGTTGACAAGATCATCTAGAGTTTCGCTTTTAAAATGTtgactttaattttcattctGCAACCGAGTGTCACAATACGACATATTGCTCATTTGAGTGtggaaatgtaaaattttttcgcacttgtTATCTATTTCCATACTGCTTTTTCACCACTTCCGCACTGTTTCGGTCAGTTTACTTGAAAATAAGTAACAATTCCAAATATatctcaaaataaaaatccttcAATCATCACTGGATTGGAACGCCAGACCTCGAGTATGTGAGTCACGAACGCTAATACATTGACTGTTCGGATAGGAATTACGGCTGTCATCGCTGTCATTCTCTATCAGGTCTCTTTTTCAATTATATCGCAGTTAACCGTTAAAATGTCATACATTTTAGTGTCTTTAGTTGTTTGACATTTGAAGAGTTAACTCTTACGATAGAATTGAAAAAGAGATCCGATAGAGAATGTCAGCCGTAATTCCTCTCCCGGTCCGACTACTCAAACTAGAAAATTAAACGTATACAGTCCAAGTACCGAACATTGCTTGATCAGATTTTCTGGATGGAGTGTTTTTGGTCCTAACAATCAACAATTCAAAACTTGGTGCACAAGATACTATTTTAAAACTGAACTGAATAAGCACTcacatttttcgttaaaaatgcACAATTTCCTATAAATGAAAACTTAAAACATAAACGTATTCGCTTCAAATAAGATAGCACTGCAATTATATTTGTTCCGAGTTAATGCATGATAGAGATTTTctatagaagaaaaaaactttcgttaAGCAAATCATTTACAATGCGCAATAGTCCTTGTGTGCCAAAGTTCTacaaaaatgcaaatattaAATTCCGGTTTAGCTACAATCATCCCGCATATATGCAGAAACAGCACACACCGAATGACATAGTATTTAAAAtctttcatataatttttatgaaagcCGCTGCTAAGAAGCAGCTGGTAGGTAATCCTAGTTTGACCTAAAATATGCTTTATTTGATAGCAATGatgatattttaataatttgttgAGGTGAGGGGTGGCAAGGTGCCTATATTCATCGAGCCATCGTCCagcaacatttaattttttcgtatGAGCAGACTGTGAtttaccttattttctcccctaagaaaattgtgttttggtGACAATTAATCGGTCGCACGACAATTCTAGCGAGAAAAATGCTTCTGCTTCTCCTGtgtggagaaaatagaacttttcttcACTTGAAGTGTTACTTTGTTTACGTCTTCAAAAGTGGTGTggtgaattgatttttatttgttacgTGGAGAAATATTTGTCTATTCAACCGAGCAACGGACTTCCTTTATTAGtaggacagtgtatcgaaaaaattttggaattgtaaaaaaatctggaaacctttttcatacaaaataatactctatttgacagctgacactcgaagcacttttgcttgaagtgcgttgaacatagtgataaatgcttttttaggcaccaGATGTgaagattgtcactcgaggccttaggccgagtgtgacaatacacatcgttaAATCGTTAAATCACACCTCGCAACTATGAAAAAGTTTGTATTCACCTctgggagaaataggaaattccaacttgAGTGAAATTGCGGCTCTCGCTTTACTTTTGGCCAAAGACATAGCTCTTGTAGAATTTCCTATTATCTACACTCGGAGCATAGCAGAACAACAGAATCGTCCGTACTTGGAAGGCTAGCAGTTACGGATATTTTGAGATATTTGTTTGCGTAAGACCCCTGACGTAAGACGagtgcaattttattttttcatgttttatggTTTTTAAAATGTCTTCCCGATCTTTCAACTCTCTTCTATTATTATAGTCAGTCGAAGAGGTATTCAGAGTAGCACGCAGAGCAATGGAACGGAGTACGCTTCGGATTTCGCTTAGAGATAAAATGACGAATCAGTGGATTCGACAAAAAACGAAAGTCGTAGACGTGATGGAATTGGGCAAAACACATTGCGAGAATGACAGACAAACGTTGGCACAAAACCATAATGAATTGGACACCACCAATCACACGCCCAATGGGCAGACTTTCACCAGCAGACCACCAGCAAAATGGACGAATTCGATCAAGCGAATGGtgggtacaaactggcagcaaatattcaaaatggaaGACTAaaggagaggcctacatccagcagtagATATCTGATATCAACGGGATGATTAAGAAGAATAAGATAGTCAGTCGAATAGAAGCATGAAAATTGATAATGAGTTTTGTCCTTGTAGTCCTCGTTATTAATCGCAAGATTGTCTAAAatctatcgtccaaaacagatacacaaaatgTCAGTGCCATTATTAGTATAAAAGTTCTGGAAGTGATTTGAAGTGGCAGTTTTGCAACTAAATTactgtattttcattttacgtatgaaatagatcattttcactATACGATACTCGTCAACATAGCcttacttaatttttcgtcaagtagtccttaacctcaattaattgccgttaactgcgttcaatttactggtttttacatgaaaatcgttcgttcaattcattcgatatttttcgacatgtctgacagctgggatcgtgtctgacgtttacaaggtcatgaaaatgatgtatCGTGGGATTTTTGGTTATTAAATGTCAATAATGTTAAATGAGTAAATATAGATAGTGCAAGTGTGGTGAGTGATGACATCTTGAAATCTTTTCTTCTTTAgcatttgttgtcattctcGACATTTAAAACTTTGACATATCTTAAATACTGAACGTCAgcgaaatttagacatgagcTTACTCCAGCTGTTTGTTATTCAGCTAGTAGACTCATACCaacaaaagtgtaaaaatTGCAGTTGTGATTTTCCCACCTGTCCCATATGGCCAGACCAGCCGTGTTTCTTAAGGTATCTTTATAAAGTAATCTTCATTAGACTTACCTGAAACTTCCTCTTCCGATAAACCATACTCCGACTGAAAAACATAATTGTTTTTGTCATATATTGGATTAACTCattgaaatacattttattgaaaatatcagTCTCAACTTAAAGTAAGTTCATTTCATGCTGAATGACTGTCGACATCGCATACTATCTTTTGTTATAGCTCTTCAGCACGAACGtatatatacgaaaaaaaaggtgTATTACTCTTAAAGTAGTGATTAACGTAGTTTACTATTTTGATGGAAAGAATTGATTTTTCAGGATGGGGTATGTGAAAGAAAAGTCCACTTATTGAATTAAGTTGAACCAAATATTTGAGATATCAGTATTCATTCGGCCGTGTCTGTATATTCAATCTGTGGTTTACCATCCAGTCAAacattttaacgttgaaaaaGGTTGTCTGGTAATggataaaaacagaaaaatccCAACAAAACATTTCACGCCTGAATTGCAAATTTTAGTACTAATAGTAATTGAATAACTGTAATTCTAAAGGACAAATTGACTCAGTTGTTTTGTAATAGCCTTTCACCAAAATGATCCACgtcgcattggtaacgtcaTAAAGTTCATTCA encodes:
- the LOC119067542 gene encoding calmodulin-like isoform X1; the encoded protein is MAFAAARMILKDKRRKSKEEFSAPPRNRSKARSVSTSSFRSLSQARNKPADGSGHLTQKQREKTPSGQKGGAPAKASAHSAKQPAPAKQTASNKSSTQTLYKPQPKPIPKQKPKKKKNQQHDLIVTIDLSEYGLSEEEVSEFKEAFMLFDKDEDGTITMAELGVVMRSLGQRPTETELRDMVNEVDQDGNGTIEFNEFLQMMSKKMKGADGEDELKEAFRVFDKNKDGLISSVELRHVMTNLGEKLSEEEVDDMIKEADMDGDGMVNYDEFVMILTGRN
- the LOC119067542 gene encoding neo-calmodulin-like isoform X4 gives rise to the protein MKTSSFSLRVMRRARNKPADGSGHLTQKQREKTPSGQKGGAPAKASAHSAKQPAPAKQTASNKSSTQTLYKPQPKPIPKQKPKKKKNQQHDLIVTIDLSEYGLSEEEVSEFKEAFMLFDKDEDGTITMAELGVVMRSLGQRPTETELRDMVNEVDQDGNGTIEFNEFLQMMSKKMKGADGEDELKEAFRVFDKNKDGLISSVELRHVMTNLGEKLSEEEVDDMIKEADMDGDGMVNYDEFVMILTGRN
- the LOC119067542 gene encoding calmodulin-A-like isoform X2, which translates into the protein MAFAAARMILKDKRRKSKEEFSAPPRNRSKARNKPADGSGHLTQKQREKTPSGQKGGAPAKASAHSAKQPAPAKQTASNKSSTQTLYKPQPKPIPKQKPKKKKNQQHDLIVTIDLSEYGLSEEEVSEFKEAFMLFDKDEDGTITMAELGVVMRSLGQRPTETELRDMVNEVDQDGNGTIEFNEFLQMMSKKMKGADGEDELKEAFRVFDKNKDGLISSVELRHVMTNLGEKLSEEEVDDMIKEADMDGDGMVNYDEFVMILTGRN
- the LOC119067542 gene encoding neo-calmodulin-like isoform X3, with protein sequence MKTSSFSLRVMRRARSVSTSSFRSLSQARNKPADGSGHLTQKQREKTPSGQKGGAPAKASAHSAKQPAPAKQTASNKSSTQTLYKPQPKPIPKQKPKKKKNQQHDLIVTIDLSEYGLSEEEVSEFKEAFMLFDKDEDGTITMAELGVVMRSLGQRPTETELRDMVNEVDQDGNGTIEFNEFLQMMSKKMKGADGEDELKEAFRVFDKNKDGLISSVELRHVMTNLGEKLSEEEVDDMIKEADMDGDGMVNYDEFVMILTGRN
- the LOC119067542 gene encoding neo-calmodulin-like isoform X5, coding for MSDNVEQSGVLFDGTYDKEYRRLRTLSSRTDIRQVSSEYGLSEEEVSEFKEAFMLFDKDEDGTITMAELGVVMRSLGQRPTETELRDMVNEVDQDGNGTIEFNEFLQMMSKKMKGADGEDELKEAFRVFDKNKDGLISSVELRHVMTNLGEKLSEEEVDDMIKEADMDGDGMVNYDEFVMILTGRN